A stretch of Castanea sativa cultivar Marrone di Chiusa Pesio chromosome 2, ASM4071231v1 DNA encodes these proteins:
- the LOC142626201 gene encoding putative mannitol dehydrogenase → MAKVPPEEEHPVKAFGWAARDQSGYLSPFNFSRRETGDEDVRFKVLYCGICHTDLHSIKNDFGFSFYPLVPGHELVGEVTEVGSKVNKVKVGDKVGVGCMVGACHFCESCKNDLENYCPKVIFTYNSIYHDGTFNYGGYSDTMVANERYIVHFPENMPLDAGAPLLCAGITVYSPLKHFGLAEPGKHIGVVGLGGLGHVAVKFAKAFGAKVTVISTSPSKKVEALEHLGADSFLVSRDPDQIQAAMNTMDGIIDTVSAVHPILPLLGLLKSHGTLVMVGAPDKPLELPVFPLISGRKMVAGSAIGGMKETQEMIDFAAKHGITADIEVVSMDYVNTAMERLAKNDVRYRFVIDIGNTLAASKP, encoded by the exons ACCACCAGAAGAAGAACACCCTGTGAAGGCTTTTGGGTGGGCTGCTAGAGACCAATCTGGCTATCTCTCTCCTTTCAACTTCTCTAGAAG GGAAACAGGGGATGAGGATGTGAGGTTTAAGGTGCTGTATTGTGGAATATGTCACACCGATCTTCACAGCATCAAGAATGATTTTGGCTTCTCATTCTACCCTCTTGTTCcggg GCACGAACTTGTTGGGGAAGTGACAGAAGTAGGGAGCAAGGTGAATAAAGTTAAAGTTGGAGACAAAGTGGGCGTAGGATGCATGGTTGGTGCATGTCACTTCTGCGAGAGCTGCAAAAATGACCTTGAAAATTACTGTCCCAAAGTGATATTCACTTACAATTCCATTTACCATGACGGAACATTCAACTATGGAGGCTATTCAGACACTATGGTAGCTAATGAGCGCTACATAGTTCATTTCCCAGAAAATATGCCACTTGATGCTGGTGCTCCACTGCTCTGTGCTGGGATCACAGTGTATAGTCCCTTGAAACATTTTGGTTTAGCCGAACCTGGTAAGCATATTGGGGTTGTGGGCTTAGGTGGGCTTGGTCATGTAGCTGTCAAATTTGCCAAGGCTTTTGGGGCTAAAGTGACTGTAATTAGTACCTCACCTAGCAAGAAGGTTGAAGCTTTGGAACATCTTGGTGCTGATTCTTTTTTGGTTAGCCGTGATCCAGACCAAATTCAG GCTGCCATGAACACAATGGATGGTATCATTGATACTGTTTCTGCAGTGCACCCCATTTTACCATTGCTTGGTCTATTGAAGTCCCATGGAACGCTTGTCATGGTGGGTGCACCGGACAAGCCACTTGAGCTACCTGTGTTTCCGTTGATTTCGG GAAGGAAGATGGTTGCCGGGAGTGCCATTGGAGGAATGAAAGAGACGCAAGAAATGATTGACTTTGCAGCAAAACATGGCATCACGGCAGACATTGAGGTTGTTTCAATGGATTATGTGAACACCGCAATGGAGCGTCTTGCTAAGAATGATGTTCGATACCGGTTTGTCATTGACATTGGAAACACCTTGGCTGCTTCAAAGCCTTGA
- the LOC142626200 gene encoding putative mannitol dehydrogenase — MAKSPEVEHPKKAFGWAAKDTSGHLSPLQFSRRATGEKDVTFKILYCGICHSDLHMAKNEWGMSTYPLVPGHEIVGVVTEVGSKVQKFKVGDKVGVGCMVGACHSCDSCANELENYCPNMILTYGVKYFDGTITQGGYSNIMVFDEHYVVCIPDNLPLDFGAPVLCAGITVYSPLRYYGLDKPGMHVGVVGLGGLGHVAVKFAKAMGVKVTVISTSLNKKKEALEHLGADSFLDSKDQDEMQGAQGTLDGIIDTVSVMHPLMPLIGLLKSQGKLIMIGAPEKPLELPVFPLLTGRKLVGGSCIGSMKATQEMIDFAAKHNITADIEIIPIDYVNTAMERLVKADVRYRFVIDITNTLM; from the exons ATGGCGAAATCACCAGAGGTTGAGCACCCCAAGAAGGCCTTTGGCTGGGCTGCCAAGGATACTTCTGGCCACCTCTCCCCCTTACAATTCTCAagaag GGCAACAGGAGAGAAGGACGTAACGTTCAAAATTCTATATTGTGGAATATGTCACTCTGATCTTCACATGGCCAAAAATGAATGGGGCATGTCTACCTACCCACTAGTTCCTGGG CATGAGATTGTGGGTGTAGTGACAGAAGTGGGAAGCAAGGTACAAAAGTTCAAAGTTGGAGACAAAGTTGGTGTTGGCTGCATGGTTGGAGCATGTCATTCTTGCGATAGCTGTGCCAACGAACTTGAGAATTACTGCCCCAATATGATCCTCACCTATGGCGTCAAGTACTTTGATGGAACCATCACACAAGGAGGCTACTCGAACATCATGGTTTTTGATGAGCACTATGTGGTCTGTATTCCAGACAACCTTCCACTTGATTTTGGTGCCCCTGTCCTTTGTGCTGGGATCACAGTGTACAGTCCCTTGAGATACTATGGACTTGACAAACCTGGTATGCATGTGGGTGTGGTTGGTCTTGGCGGTCTAGGCCATGTTGCAGTGAAGTTTGCCAAAGCTATGGGGGTTAAGGTGACAGTGATCAGTACTTCACTTAACAAGAAGAAGGAAGCTTTGGAACATCTTGGTGCCGATTCGTTTTTGGATAGCAAAGACCAAGATGAGATGCAG GGTGCTCAAGGCACGTTGGATGGTATCATTGATACAGTCTCTGTTATGCATCCCCTCATGCCTCTAATTGGTCTGTTGAAGTCACAAGGAAAGCTCATTATGATTGGTGCACCAGAGAAGCCGCTTGAATTGCCAGTCTTTCCTTTACTCACAG GAAGGAAGCTAGTTGGTGGTAGTTGCATTGGGAGCATGAAGGCGACACAAGAGATGATTGATTTTGCAGCCAAACACAACATAACTGCTGACATTGAGATTATACCAATTGATTATGTGAACACTGCCATGGAGCGTCTTGTGAAAGCGGATGTCAGATATCGATTTGTCATTGACATCACGAACACATTGATGTGA